In a genomic window of Poecilia reticulata strain Guanapo linkage group LG22, Guppy_female_1.0+MT, whole genome shotgun sequence:
- the LOC103458195 gene encoding probable N-acetyltransferase camello — MANFQIRKYRDEDSETVKELFTSGMNEHLPSSFMHVLKQPLTQMLLMCTFCSLMTTSQSFLLPVLAVTLLLAGVRQMIVYMFNGYIDASLKNDLNDISETYLRKNNSCFWVAESDGRVVGTVACLPAETAPGFLELKRMSVRRSHRGKGIAKALCRTVADFTRERGFPAVILFTSMVATDAQKLYEHMGYKKMSQFPVPEFFAKIINFTLIEYRLDLEEEK; from the coding sequence ATGGCCAACTTTCAGATCCGAAAGTACCGGGATGAGGACTCTGAAACCGTCAAGGAGCTCTTCACCTCAGGGATGAATGAGCACCTGCCTTCGTCCTTCATGCACGTCCTGAAACAGCCGCTGACTCAGATGCTGCTCATGTGCACCTTCTGCTCGCTCATGACCACCTCCCAGTCCTTCCTGCTGCCCGTCCTGGCCGTCACCCTCCTCCTGGCCGGAGTCCGGCAGATGATCGTCTATATGTTCAACGGCTACATAGACGCGTCTTTGAAGAATGACCTCAACGACATCAGCGAGACCTACCTGCGGAAGAATAATTCGTGTTTCTGGGTGGCCGAAAGCGACGGTCGGGTGGTCGGGACGGTGGCGTGTCTCCCCGCCGAGACAGCACCTGGGTTTTTGGAGCTCAAGCGCATGTCGGTGCGCCGCAGTCACCGGGGGAAGGGAATCGCTAAGGCTCTGTGTCGGACAGTAGCGGATTTCACTAGGGAGAGAGGTTTCCCTGCCGTCATCCTTTTCACGTCTATGGTCGCTACCGATGCTCAAAAACTGTATGAACACATGGGTTATAAGAAGATGAGCCAGTTTCCTGTACCAGAGTTTTTTGCGAAAATCATCAACTTCACTCTGATTGAGTACAGACTCGATTTAGAGGAAGAGAAATAA
- the nat8 gene encoding probable N-acetyltransferase camello, translating into MANIQIRKYQDEDADVVKELFTLGMSEHVPSSFTHVLKQPLTQMFLMVTFCALITSSKSFLLPVLAVTLVLAAVRQMVVYMFNKYIETTLKKDLDNIGRTYLRKNNSCFWVAESDGRVVGTVGCLPSERAPGFLELKRISVRRSHRGMGIAKALCQTVADFTRERGFPAVILYTSVVQTDAQKLYEHMGYTKIREFLIPELTAKILNFTLFEYRLDLQTDNERD; encoded by the coding sequence ATGGCCAACATTCAGATTAGAAAGTACCAGGACGAGGACGCTGATGTCGTCAAGGAGCTCTTCACCTTGGGGATGAGCGAACACGTGCCTTCGTCCTTCACCCACGTCCTGAAACAGCCGCTGACCCAGATGTTCCTCATGGTCACGTTCTGCGCCCTCATTACCAGCTCCAAGTCCTTCCTGCTGCCCGTACTGGCCGTCACGCTAGTCCTGGCCGCGGTCCGACAGATGGTCGTCTACATGTTCAACAAATACATAGAGACCACCCTCAAGAAGGACCTCGACAACATTGGCAGGACCTACCTGCGGAAGAATAATTCGTGCTTCTGGGTGGCCGAAAGCGACGGTCGGGTGGTCGGGACTGTGGGGTGTCTCCCCTCCGAGAGAGCGCCCGGGTTCTTGGAGCTGAAGCGCATTTCAGTGCGCCGCAGTCACCGGGGAATGGGCATCGCCAAGGCTCTGTGTCAGACGGTGGCGGATTTCACTCGAGAGAGAGGTTTTCCTGCCGTCATCCTTTACACATCCGTTGTGCAGACTGACGCTCAGAAACTGTACGAACACATGGGTTACACGAAGATAAGGGAGTTTCTCATTCCAGAGCTTACGGCTAAAATCCTGAACTTCACGCTGTTTGAGTACAGACTTGATTTACAGACAGATAATGAAAGAGActga